Proteins encoded in a region of the Stieleria neptunia genome:
- the sufC gene encoding Fe-S cluster assembly ATPase SufC codes for MTHVLKIEDLHVSVGDKPILRGVNLTLNHGETHALMGPNGSGKSTLGLAIMGHPGYEVTSGSITLDGKDVLEMAPDERARAGIFMAFQRPMAIPGVKMADFLRHATTNVRRPDRKEGEELIPMREFRKELREKMEHLRMDSEFARRYVNDGFSGGEMKRAEILQLAMLQPKFAVLDETDSGLDADAVRLASESIADIGHQKMGLLIITHHDKLLEHNPPEFTHVMLGGRLVETGGKELAEELHQHGYDRIRKAYPDAEALNQKLLAEEAEEALA; via the coding sequence ATGACTCACGTTCTGAAAATTGAAGACCTGCACGTGTCGGTCGGCGACAAACCGATCCTCCGGGGCGTCAACCTGACCCTCAATCACGGCGAAACCCATGCGCTGATGGGCCCCAACGGCAGCGGCAAAAGCACGCTGGGTTTGGCGATCATGGGGCACCCCGGATACGAAGTCACGTCCGGTTCGATCACGCTCGATGGGAAAGACGTGTTGGAGATGGCACCCGACGAGCGGGCTCGCGCGGGGATCTTCATGGCGTTCCAACGGCCGATGGCGATCCCCGGTGTGAAGATGGCGGACTTCTTGCGTCACGCGACCACCAATGTTCGTCGTCCCGATCGAAAAGAAGGCGAGGAGCTGATTCCGATGCGTGAGTTCCGCAAGGAGCTTCGCGAAAAGATGGAACATTTGCGGATGGACAGCGAGTTTGCCCGCCGCTACGTCAACGACGGTTTCTCCGGCGGCGAAATGAAACGCGCCGAGATCCTGCAACTGGCGATGTTGCAACCCAAGTTCGCGGTCTTGGATGAAACCGATTCGGGCCTGGATGCGGACGCCGTCCGATTGGCCAGCGAGTCGATCGCGGACATCGGCCACCAGAAAATGGGACTGCTGATCATCACCCACCACGACAAATTGCTCGAGCACAATCCGCCGGAATTCACGCACGTCATGCTGGGTGGGCGGTTGGTCGAAACCGGTGGCAAAGAACTCGCCGAAGAGCTGCATCAACACGGCTACGACCGGATCCGAAAGGCCTATCCGGATGCCGAAGCGTTGAACCAAAAATTGCTGGCCGAGGAAGCCGAAGAAGCGCTGGCTTGA
- a CDS encoding GNAT family N-acetyltransferase yields the protein MAITIKPTEIADIDAIFALRNDPDVLRHQYQPRKGETPASFEKKLAGQPNVLGISFRCTSIFDDGVLVGHVMQHFGPGAEGRRRSCDCGWNLAKSHWGQGVMPRALTQLFAQLFDEDPKLVVFASCFESNHRSRRVIEKLGFQPDRMHWMVWLTHLVRSHGRRIEQYRLDRLRYRRAVERMAPPNESQG from the coding sequence ATGGCGATTACCATCAAACCAACTGAAATCGCAGACATCGACGCGATCTTCGCTCTGCGAAATGACCCCGATGTGCTGCGACATCAGTACCAGCCCCGGAAAGGCGAGACGCCCGCGTCGTTCGAAAAAAAACTGGCCGGTCAGCCCAATGTCCTGGGCATCTCCTTTCGTTGCACGTCGATCTTTGACGACGGCGTTTTGGTCGGGCACGTGATGCAGCATTTTGGTCCGGGGGCGGAGGGAAGACGCCGTTCCTGTGACTGTGGATGGAACCTTGCCAAGTCGCATTGGGGCCAGGGGGTGATGCCCCGGGCGCTCACTCAATTGTTCGCCCAGCTGTTTGACGAAGATCCCAAGCTGGTCGTTTTCGCGTCGTGCTTTGAATCCAATCATCGTTCGCGCAGGGTGATCGAAAAACTGGGGTTTCAGCCTGACCGAATGCACTGGATGGTTTGGTTGACCCATCTGGTTCGCAGCCATGGGCGACGGATCGAACAATATCGGCTGGATCGGCTACGGTATCGCAGGGCGGTTGAGCGAATGGCCCCGCCGAACGAGTCTCAAGGATGA
- the tnpB gene encoding IS66 family insertion sequence element accessory protein TnpB (TnpB, as the term is used for proteins encoded by IS66 family insertion elements, is considered an accessory protein, since TnpC, encoded by a neighboring gene, is a DDE family transposase.) translates to MIAISPTTRIFVCTDATDMRKGFCGLSGLVKAHFQIDLFSGHLFVFFNRRRDYVKVLAWDKDGLSIWSKRLERGTFEKLTRSSDGDLEIDSAELIMMLRGVQIEGTQRRKRYSIDTAKVA, encoded by the coding sequence GTGATCGCAATCTCACCAACGACACGCATTTTCGTCTGCACCGACGCGACCGACATGCGAAAAGGATTCTGCGGTTTGTCGGGCCTCGTCAAAGCACACTTCCAGATCGACCTGTTCTCTGGTCACTTGTTTGTTTTCTTCAATCGCAGGCGTGACTACGTCAAGGTCTTGGCCTGGGACAAAGACGGTCTTTCTATCTGGTCGAAGCGACTCGAGCGTGGAACCTTTGAGAAGCTGACGCGAAGTTCCGACGGTGACTTGGAGATCGATTCGGCGGAACTAATCATGATGCTTCGCGGTGTGCAGATCGAAGGAACGCAGCGAAGGAAACGCTACTCGATTGACACAGCCAAAGTGGCGTAG
- the tnpC gene encoding IS66 family transposase, translated as MTEPENQDDLQSLRRFNDELVETVQSQQKTIAQLREELNLYRRKLFGQSSERHAEDDSQLHLFDLGESVNEGDDDEQDPPKSRKKRRRKKKSEKLPAHLRRKIIEADVSSKERMCSCCGEEMPIIGTDISERLDLIPAELFVWEIRRHKRACGKCRESIAQVPAGSEPGGPTTPVAGSDYGFGVYTQIITNKFADHLPLYRGEDIFARAGVMIPRNTQFGMLVNIAALVAPLIALMKSRIVSGRVLGVDDTSVRLQDPALPGKMRTARFWLYRGREDHPYNVFDFTESRGRDGPAGFLKDFHGHAVVDAYGVHEGVYLGKHDQIFAACCNCHARRKFVEAKPNDPVAAARALAMYRGLYDVEDRAKQCSADERLELRQLESAPLMNQLHDWLIEKSSDPRVLPKSSLGKAVRYSLNQWDELTVFLGDGAIPFDNNQTENELRSLTIGRQNWLFVGSNRGGEVAAAMYSLVSSAARHHLDAWAYVDDCLRKLAGGSTDYEALLPDVWRGRHPESIRVYRDAEQASRRLTTQQRRVRRREAKVA; from the coding sequence ATGACTGAGCCGGAGAATCAAGACGACTTGCAGAGCCTCCGGCGGTTCAATGATGAGTTGGTCGAAACGGTTCAGTCACAACAGAAGACGATCGCACAACTTCGCGAAGAACTGAACCTGTACCGTCGCAAACTGTTTGGTCAATCCTCCGAGCGGCATGCCGAAGACGATTCGCAGTTGCATCTGTTCGATCTCGGCGAGTCGGTCAATGAAGGCGATGATGACGAGCAGGATCCGCCGAAGTCTCGCAAGAAGCGACGCCGTAAGAAGAAGTCCGAAAAACTACCGGCTCACTTGAGACGCAAGATCATCGAGGCGGACGTCTCGTCCAAAGAGCGAATGTGTTCTTGCTGTGGCGAAGAGATGCCCATCATTGGCACGGACATCAGCGAGCGGCTCGATCTGATTCCGGCGGAACTCTTCGTTTGGGAAATCCGTCGTCATAAGCGTGCCTGTGGCAAGTGCAGAGAGTCGATCGCGCAGGTTCCCGCCGGCAGCGAGCCCGGTGGACCGACCACGCCGGTTGCCGGCAGTGATTATGGCTTTGGCGTTTACACGCAAATCATCACCAACAAGTTTGCCGACCATTTGCCACTGTATCGAGGTGAAGATATCTTCGCCCGCGCAGGCGTGATGATCCCGAGAAACACGCAGTTTGGGATGCTTGTGAACATCGCGGCACTCGTCGCACCGCTGATCGCCTTGATGAAATCGCGAATCGTTTCGGGCCGCGTACTGGGCGTCGATGACACGTCGGTGCGGCTGCAAGATCCTGCCTTGCCCGGCAAGATGCGAACGGCTCGCTTCTGGCTGTATCGTGGCCGCGAAGACCATCCGTACAACGTGTTCGACTTTACCGAGAGTCGTGGGCGCGACGGTCCGGCGGGATTCTTGAAGGATTTTCACGGCCACGCGGTGGTCGACGCCTATGGAGTTCACGAGGGAGTCTACCTGGGGAAACACGATCAGATCTTTGCCGCGTGTTGTAACTGTCACGCTCGGAGGAAGTTCGTCGAAGCAAAGCCGAACGATCCGGTGGCCGCTGCGCGTGCGCTTGCGATGTACCGAGGACTTTATGACGTCGAGGATCGCGCAAAGCAGTGTAGTGCCGACGAGCGTCTTGAGCTTCGCCAGCTTGAATCGGCCCCGTTGATGAACCAACTCCATGACTGGTTGATCGAGAAGAGCAGCGATCCGCGAGTGTTGCCCAAGAGTTCGCTTGGCAAGGCCGTCAGGTACTCGCTGAATCAGTGGGACGAGTTAACGGTGTTTCTAGGCGATGGAGCGATTCCGTTTGACAACAACCAAACAGAGAACGAGCTTCGGAGCCTGACGATCGGTCGTCAGAACTGGTTGTTCGTCGGCTCCAATCGCGGTGGCGAAGTAGCCGCTGCGATGTACAGCTTGGTATCATCGGCGGCGCGGCATCATCTCGATGCTTGGGCTTACGTGGACGATTGCCTTCGCAAGCTTGCCGGTGGCTCGACGGACTACGAAGCGTTGCTTCCGGATGTTTGGCGAGGCCGCCATCCCGAGAGCATTCGAGTGTATCGTGATGCCGAGCAGGCGTCGCGACGATTGACAACTCAGCAACGCCGCGTGCGTCGGCGCGAAGCCAAGGTGGCGTGA
- a CDS encoding cation:proton antiporter domain-containing protein, with the protein MATVLVTGIIGGELFALLRLPKVTGWIATGILLRWIALPGMDTGVDPKALDRFLPYMHFVLGFIAFTVGATLYFASLRNTGKRIGLLLLCETLITPVLVGALLYFAGPLVPGGDVMTTQPALLLAAIAIAGAPGTTVLVIQEARARGILTRTLLAAIGLIDMVAVAVFVFITTFLGDQAGWTHSLQSVFVQFGVTLVIGGGCALIAIILTRTVVSPAFLGPTIVAAVLGSWGLAAGFGTSGGILACTFAGIVLTNFQHDLVRSGEAYLQTIGGALFALFFTFAGMRLDFGLVPSAAALVGLYFTARLIGKCVSAFSAMSLSGVTDNVRGYLGIALLPHGGVAVGLILLVTGENSGFSDEVRTVVNTVGLSALAINQLLGPSATRFALVRSGEDHKDRPRLLDFLQEQRITIGLTGGDREATIRQLASQLYATSKMQLPQEDFIARVLARDAELSTYLGQGLMIPHAILDDGEGDEIRGVLGLSAEGLQFDTFDDRRVHAVLLLATPELERSRHLQVLSAFATAITRDANLVEQLYHARSAAHAYEILHADKHADINYFLEDAADQAGLRP; encoded by the coding sequence ATGGCAACGGTCTTGGTGACCGGAATCATCGGCGGCGAACTGTTCGCCCTCCTCCGACTGCCGAAGGTGACAGGATGGATCGCGACGGGCATTCTGCTCCGCTGGATCGCCCTGCCGGGCATGGACACGGGGGTGGATCCCAAAGCCCTGGATCGCTTTTTGCCCTACATGCACTTCGTGCTGGGGTTCATTGCATTCACGGTGGGGGCAACGCTCTATTTTGCCAGTCTACGCAACACCGGCAAACGCATCGGGCTGTTATTGCTGTGCGAGACGTTGATCACGCCGGTATTGGTCGGTGCCTTGCTTTATTTTGCCGGGCCACTGGTCCCTGGCGGCGACGTGATGACCACTCAGCCGGCACTGCTGTTGGCGGCGATCGCGATCGCGGGGGCACCGGGAACAACGGTCTTGGTGATTCAAGAAGCTCGGGCACGGGGCATCCTCACCCGCACCTTGCTCGCTGCGATCGGCTTGATTGACATGGTCGCCGTCGCCGTGTTCGTCTTCATCACCACGTTCTTGGGCGATCAGGCCGGCTGGACACACTCGTTGCAAAGTGTGTTCGTTCAGTTTGGGGTGACACTGGTCATCGGCGGCGGCTGTGCGCTGATCGCGATCATTTTGACGCGCACGGTTGTCAGCCCGGCGTTTTTGGGGCCGACGATCGTCGCCGCGGTGCTGGGTTCATGGGGACTGGCGGCCGGTTTCGGCACTTCCGGAGGAATCCTGGCATGCACCTTCGCGGGCATCGTGCTGACCAATTTCCAGCACGACCTGGTGCGTTCGGGCGAAGCCTACTTGCAAACCATCGGCGGCGCGCTGTTCGCCCTGTTCTTTACGTTTGCCGGCATGCGACTGGATTTCGGCTTGGTTCCCAGCGCGGCCGCATTGGTCGGACTGTATTTCACCGCGAGATTGATCGGCAAATGCGTCAGCGCCTTTTCCGCGATGTCGTTGTCCGGGGTGACCGACAACGTCCGCGGCTACCTCGGCATCGCACTGCTGCCACACGGCGGCGTCGCGGTCGGCCTGATCCTGCTGGTGACGGGTGAAAACTCGGGATTCAGCGACGAGGTCCGAACGGTCGTCAACACGGTCGGACTGTCAGCACTGGCGATCAACCAGCTGCTCGGACCGAGTGCAACACGATTCGCACTTGTCCGATCGGGCGAAGACCACAAAGACCGCCCCCGGCTACTGGACTTCCTGCAGGAGCAGCGGATTACGATCGGGCTGACCGGAGGCGATCGCGAAGCGACCATTCGACAACTCGCGTCACAGCTTTATGCGACCTCCAAGATGCAACTCCCACAGGAAGATTTTATTGCACGCGTGCTGGCCCGTGATGCCGAGCTGTCGACCTACTTGGGACAAGGACTGATGATCCCCCACGCGATCCTGGACGATGGCGAAGGCGACGAGATCCGTGGCGTTTTGGGGTTGAGCGCGGAAGGACTGCAATTTGACACGTTCGACGACCGTCGCGTCCACGCCGTGTTGCTGCTGGCAACACCGGAACTGGAACGCAGCCGCCACCTGCAGGTGCTCTCCGCCTTCGCGACGGCCATCACCCGCGATGCCAACCTCGTCGAGCAACTCTACCATGCCCGCAGCGCAGCCCACGCCTACGAGATCCTGCACGCGGACAAGCACGCCGACATCAACTACTTCCTCGAAGACGCCGCGGACCAGGCGGGACTGAGGCCTTGA
- a CDS encoding glucose 1-dehydrogenase has protein sequence MKAVAVTPGTPNSVHLTEIEEPSLEQFPDGKGVLVKTLKVGVDATDREINEALYGNAPQGDDYLVIGHESFGIVEAVGPNVRRVKPGDYVTATVRRPGSSIYDVIGTNDMTSEETYYERGINLRHGFMTEKFADEEEYIVRVPEGLKHLHVLQEPMSCAAKAVQQAYEAQHRMKVWRPKLAYVLGSGQIGLLTTLILRLRGLEVYTIARGEAPNLKSEIVTGMEATYVSTREKTVEELAAQTGKPDLIVDATGSSKLAFDAMQYVGHNGVVVWTSITGGDENIEIPSDSVNLNWVLGNKLLLGSVNANRTHFESGIRDLALGDMMFPGVLDKILTHPVDGMDHYDEMMRLLVEDKDALKVFVNIAEG, from the coding sequence ATGAAAGCTGTCGCGGTTACCCCGGGCACCCCCAATAGCGTTCACCTGACCGAAATCGAAGAACCATCCCTGGAGCAATTCCCCGACGGGAAAGGGGTGCTTGTCAAAACGCTGAAGGTCGGGGTGGACGCCACCGACCGCGAGATCAACGAGGCGTTGTACGGCAATGCGCCCCAGGGCGATGACTACCTGGTGATCGGCCACGAGTCCTTCGGAATCGTCGAGGCGGTCGGCCCCAACGTGCGTCGCGTCAAACCGGGCGACTACGTGACCGCGACGGTTCGCCGTCCCGGCAGCTCGATCTATGACGTGATCGGGACGAACGACATGACCAGCGAGGAGACGTACTACGAGCGTGGCATCAACTTGCGGCACGGCTTCATGACGGAAAAGTTCGCCGACGAAGAGGAGTACATCGTCCGTGTTCCCGAGGGGCTCAAACACTTGCACGTGCTGCAAGAACCGATGAGCTGTGCCGCCAAAGCGGTCCAGCAAGCCTATGAGGCTCAGCACCGCATGAAGGTCTGGCGGCCCAAACTGGCCTACGTGCTCGGATCGGGGCAAATCGGATTGCTGACGACGCTGATCCTGCGGCTTCGCGGTTTAGAGGTTTACACGATCGCGCGAGGTGAAGCGCCAAACCTAAAGAGCGAAATTGTCACCGGGATGGAAGCGACCTACGTCAGCACACGTGAAAAAACGGTCGAAGAGCTCGCGGCGCAAACGGGCAAACCGGACCTGATTGTCGACGCGACAGGCAGCAGCAAGCTCGCCTTTGACGCGATGCAATACGTCGGCCACAACGGCGTGGTCGTTTGGACCAGCATCACCGGGGGCGACGAAAACATCGAAATCCCCTCCGACAGCGTCAACCTGAACTGGGTGCTCGGCAACAAACTGCTGTTGGGCAGCGTCAACGCCAACCGCACCCACTTCGAAAGCGGCATCCGAGACCTGGCGCTCGGCGACATGATGTTCCCCGGGGTGCTGGACAAAATCCTGACGCATCCGGTCGACGGCATGGACCACTACGACGAAATGATGCGATTGCTGGTGGAAGACAAGGACGCGTTGAAGGTGTTCGTGAACATCGCCGAAGGCTGA
- the tnpA gene encoding IS66 family insertion sequence element accessory protein TnpA has product MARLPDPQLARQWRERLDRFEHSELTVAKFCEVEGYSAASFYQWRRKLRDEKSPGDPAFIPVQFDASELSCAARRGFEIDLPGGATVKVPPDATTVERRELIADIVQATAVEVTL; this is encoded by the coding sequence ATGGCACGATTGCCCGACCCACAGCTCGCCCGGCAATGGCGAGAGCGACTCGATCGATTTGAGCACTCTGAATTGACTGTCGCAAAATTCTGCGAAGTCGAAGGATACTCGGCGGCCTCCTTCTATCAGTGGCGGCGAAAGCTCCGCGACGAAAAGTCTCCCGGTGACCCGGCATTCATCCCCGTACAGTTCGATGCCAGCGAGCTTTCATGCGCAGCCCGGCGAGGCTTCGAAATCGACTTGCCCGGTGGGGCGACCGTCAAAGTGCCGCCGGATGCGACCACCGTCGAGAGACGCGAGCTGATCGCCGATATCGTCCAAGCGACTGCGGTCGAGGTAACGCTGTGA
- a CDS encoding helix-turn-helix transcriptional regulator, which produces MKSEPHPESGPIRSVDRELLLAMRSGELIGIGELTEKLDVTATAVRQRIERLLARGLIEREKVVAGRGRPTYRYRITDQGKRINTADSTELAEAMWQEMLSIEDRELRSRMLSSVATRLGREYAAQLDENAPLEERMRVLSRLLSSRRVVSDVNSAGDLPVLDINACPYPTLADGSEDHTMCHLEEQVLSEALGKPVQLSQCRLDGDSCCQFSPAANVTSDGTTT; this is translated from the coding sequence ATGAAATCTGAGCCGCACCCGGAAAGCGGACCGATCCGCTCGGTCGATCGCGAATTGTTGCTGGCGATGCGCAGCGGCGAGCTGATCGGAATTGGGGAGTTGACGGAAAAACTGGACGTCACGGCGACCGCCGTTCGGCAGCGGATCGAGCGGTTGCTCGCTCGCGGGCTGATCGAACGCGAAAAGGTCGTCGCCGGCCGCGGTCGGCCCACGTATCGCTATCGGATCACCGACCAAGGCAAGCGGATCAATACGGCGGATTCAACCGAGTTGGCCGAAGCGATGTGGCAGGAAATGCTGTCGATCGAGGACCGTGAGTTGAGAAGCCGGATGCTCAGCAGCGTGGCGACTCGGCTCGGTCGCGAATACGCGGCTCAGCTTGACGAGAACGCGCCGCTGGAAGAACGCATGCGAGTTTTGTCGCGGTTGCTGTCGTCGCGTCGCGTGGTCAGCGATGTGAATTCGGCGGGCGACCTGCCGGTTTTGGACATCAACGCCTGTCCCTACCCGACGTTGGCCGACGGCAGCGAAGACCACACGATGTGTCACCTGGAGGAACAGGTCCTCTCGGAAGCACTTGGCAAACCGGTACAGCTCAGTCAGTGTCGTCTCGATGGCGACTCGTGTTGCCAGTTTTCACCCGCTGCGAACGTCACCTCCGACGGCACCACGACCTGA
- a CDS encoding 30S ribosomal protein S1, translated as MVNRNLIRSLEDDDMLNDLAVMAPEEETEDWLLDFLQHAEQQDYAQGRIVDGKIVEINDEWALIDVGFKSEGTVNLNEWGPDEAKPAVGDMVQVLIEEMEDNYGAADDPYGMIALSKSKAEKIIEWEHIIKKIGEGQVVTGTVIRKIKGGLLVDIGVNVFLPGSQVDIRRPGDIGDFIGRVIQAEVLKIDDTRRNIVISRRSLIENQREEDRAYLMQELEVGQIRKGIVKNIADFGAFVDLGGIDGLLHITDMAWERISHPTEMVSIDQEIEVKVLHIDREKQKIALGLKQKDRNPWENIEEKYPVDSNHDGEVVNVMSYGAFVKLEPGIEGLVHISEMSWTKRVNHPSELVNIGDKIEVKILGVDPEGQQLSLGMKQTQKNPWDDVLERYPEGTDVTGKVRNLTNYGAFIELEEGIDGLLHVSDMSWTRKIGHPSELLEKGQELQCRVLSVDEQRRRIALGLKQLDNDPWDGDIPDKYQPGQLVKGNVTKITNFGVFIGLEDGLEGLLHISELAEHKVENPEEVVKVGDEIEVKVLRVDTDERKIGLSLKRVDWGEEQERAAAEAEAAETGSMPSQEGDLKGGLGSGEGPLFPTGG; from the coding sequence ATGGTCAACCGCAATCTGATCCGTTCCCTCGAAGACGACGACATGCTCAACGATCTGGCCGTGATGGCGCCAGAGGAGGAGACGGAGGATTGGCTGCTCGATTTCCTGCAGCACGCCGAGCAGCAAGATTACGCCCAAGGGCGAATCGTTGACGGCAAAATCGTCGAGATCAACGACGAATGGGCCCTGATCGATGTCGGCTTCAAGAGCGAAGGCACGGTCAACCTGAACGAATGGGGCCCCGACGAAGCGAAACCCGCCGTCGGCGACATGGTCCAGGTCCTCATCGAGGAAATGGAAGACAACTACGGAGCCGCCGACGACCCCTACGGCATGATCGCGCTGAGCAAGAGCAAAGCGGAAAAGATCATCGAGTGGGAACACATCATCAAGAAGATCGGCGAAGGCCAGGTCGTCACCGGTACCGTGATCCGAAAGATCAAAGGCGGTTTGCTGGTCGACATCGGCGTCAACGTCTTCTTGCCGGGCAGCCAAGTCGACATCCGACGCCCCGGCGACATCGGCGATTTCATCGGCCGCGTGATCCAAGCCGAAGTGCTGAAGATCGACGACACCCGTCGCAACATCGTCATCAGCCGACGCTCGCTGATCGAAAACCAACGCGAAGAAGACCGCGCGTACTTGATGCAAGAACTCGAGGTCGGCCAGATCCGCAAGGGGATCGTCAAGAACATCGCCGACTTCGGTGCGTTCGTCGACCTGGGCGGAATCGACGGCCTGCTGCACATCACCGACATGGCCTGGGAACGAATCTCGCACCCCACCGAAATGGTGTCGATCGACCAAGAAATCGAAGTCAAGGTGCTGCACATCGATCGCGAAAAACAAAAGATCGCGCTCGGACTGAAGCAGAAAGATCGCAACCCGTGGGAAAACATCGAAGAGAAGTACCCGGTCGATTCCAACCACGACGGCGAAGTCGTCAACGTGATGAGCTACGGTGCGTTCGTCAAACTGGAACCGGGCATCGAAGGCCTGGTGCACATCAGCGAAATGAGCTGGACCAAACGGGTCAACCACCCCAGCGAACTGGTCAACATCGGCGACAAGATCGAAGTCAAGATCTTGGGCGTCGACCCGGAAGGCCAACAATTGTCGCTGGGCATGAAGCAAACCCAAAAGAACCCCTGGGACGACGTCCTGGAACGTTACCCCGAGGGTACCGACGTGACCGGCAAGGTCCGCAACCTGACCAACTACGGTGCCTTCATCGAATTGGAAGAAGGCATCGACGGGCTGCTGCACGTCAGCGACATGTCCTGGACCCGCAAGATCGGTCACCCCAGCGAACTGCTGGAAAAAGGCCAAGAGCTGCAATGCCGCGTGCTGAGCGTCGACGAACAACGTCGCCGGATCGCACTGGGACTCAAACAGCTCGATAACGACCCCTGGGACGGCGACATTCCGGACAAGTATCAGCCCGGCCAACTGGTCAAAGGCAACGTCACCAAGATCACCAACTTCGGTGTCTTCATCGGTCTCGAAGACGGCTTGGAAGGCTTGCTGCACATCAGCGAGCTGGCCGAGCACAAGGTCGAGAACCCCGAAGAAGTCGTCAAGGTCGGCGACGAGATCGAAGTCAAGGTGCTGCGTGTCGACACCGACGAGCGGAAGATCGGCCTGTCGCTCAAACGAGTGGACTGGGGCGAAGAGCAAGAACGCGCCGCAGCGGAAGCCGAAGCCGCCGAAACCGGCAGCATGCCGTCCCAAGAAGGCGACCTGAAGGGTGGCCTGGGAAGCGGCGAAGGCCCACTGTTCCCGACCGGCGGCTGA